The genomic window GTCGAGCCGCCGACGCGCAGGACCGCGACGCCACCGGCAAGCTTAGCCAAGCGCTCCTGCAGCTTCTCGCGGTCATAGTCCGAAGTGGTTTCCTCGATCTGGGCGCGGATCTGCGCAACCCGGCTGTCGATCTCCGTCCGCGAGCCGGCGCCGTCCACGATCGTCGTGTCTTCCTTAGAGATGACGACCTTCTTGGCGCGGCCCAGCATCTCCAGCGTCACGTTCTCGAGCTTGATGCCGAGATCCTCGGAGATTGCCGTGCCACCGGTCAGGATGGCGATATCCTGCAGCATGGCCTTGCGGCGGTCGCCGAAGCCCGGAGCCTTGACGGCTGCGATCTTGAGGCCGCCGCGCAGCTTGTTGACGACGAGCGTCGCAAGGGCTTCGCCTTCGACGTCTTCCGCGATGATCACGAGCGGCTTGCCCGACTGGACGACGGCTTCGAGAACCGGGAGCATCGCCTGGAGATTCGAGAGCTTCTTCTCGTGGATGAGGATAAAGGGATCCTCAAGCTCAGCCCGCATCTTGTCCTGGTTGGTGACGAAGTAGGGCGAGAGATAACCCCGGTCGAACTGCATGCCCTCGACGACTTCCAGTTCGGTGTCGAGCGACTTGGCTTCCTCGACCGTGATGACGCCTTCATTGCCGACCCGCTCCATGGCTTCTGCCAGGAACTGGCCGATTTCGGTGTCGCCATTGGCCGAAATGGTGCCGACCTGCGCGATCTCGGAGTTGTTCTCGATCTTGCGGGCGTTGCGCTTCAGTTCGGCGACGACGGCGTCGACGGCCTGGTCGATTCCGCGCTTCAGGTCCATCGGGTTCATGCCCGACGTGACGGCCTTGGCGCCCTCGCGCACGATGGCCTGGGCCAGAACGGTTGCGGTGGTGGTGCCGTCACCAGCGAGATCGTTGGTCTTGGAGGCCACTTCGCGCACCATCTGCGCGCCCATGTTCTCGAACTTGTCTTCGAGTTCGATCTCCTTGGCGACCGACACGCCGTCCTTGGTGATGCGTGGTGCGCCGAAGGACTTTTCGATGACGACGTTGCGCCCCTTGGGGCCGAGCGTCACCTTCACCGCATCCGCGAGAATATCGACGCCACGCAGCATGCGCGTGCGGGCATCGGCATGGAATTTCACTTCTTTTGCAGCCATTTCTTCAATCCCTCAAAAACAGCCTTGATCGTTTGGATCCGCAGGTCTTTCAGGCGGCCTTGCGGGCAGCTTCTTCAGCCACCAGCACGCCCATGATGTCGGCTTCCTTCATGATCAGAAGGTCTTCGCCACCAACCTTGATCTCGGTGCCGGACCATTTGCCGAAGAGAACGCGGTCGCCGACCTTCACGTCGAGCGGCTGGATCTGGCCGTTGTCGGCACGTGCGCCCGGCCCGACCGCCAGCACTTCGCCCTCCTGGGGCTTTTCCTTGGCCGTATCGGGAATGATGATGCCGCCGGATGTGCGCTCATCGGCTTCGATGCGGCGGACAACGATCCGGTCATGGAGTGGACGGAACTTCATCGTGTTTTCCTCCTGGGACAAACATGCAGGTTCAAGCTCCTCCGGCGGGACGCCGGGTCGGCAGTCCCGCCGTGGCACGGCCCTTTGAGGCGCCGCGCGGCAGGCGATTTGGTGGCGTGCCAAATCCTCTTCAAGAGGGGCACGCAAAAAAATCAGCACTCGCTTTCACTTGCTGCTAACATACTGAATCGATGATGTTTTCGGCAGTCCTTGCCAAGAATTCCATCTGGACGGGAAGCGCGAAGCAGAGCACACTTTTGCAATCGGATGACAGCCATGATGAGGACGAGCATGCAGTCAGCATTCGAAAAGCAGATGTCGGGCTATGGCCTGACCACCGCCCATATTCTCTACCGCCTTCCAGACCATCCTTCCCTTCTCCAGACCTACATCTGGCAGGAATACGATCTCGCTCCCGAGTTTCCCGAGATGCGCGGCTTTCTCAAATTCTGGGAAACGACGCTCGAAGGGCTGCTGCACTCGGTGCGATACACCCATCAAAGGCTGATCGCTCCGCGCGAGTGGCGAACGGTCAACGGCGAATTCATTCTGCACTAGGCGGCGATTGCGTCTGGAAGAACAGCCTCAGGCCTCGGTGGCGTCGCCGATCGGGGCTGCGAGGATCTTGTCGATGCGTCGACCGTCGAGGTCGACCACCTCAAAGCGCCAGCCTTGCGCCTCGAAATGCTCGCCGGCTTCCGGGATATAGCCGAAAGACTCCAGCACGAACCCTGCCAGCGTCGCGAAATCGCCCCGGTCGATGGAGACGCCAGCGAGCACCCGGTCGACGTCGTCGATCGGCATCGCGCCATCGAGCAGCCATGAACCATCGTCGCGCTGAACCGCGTAAGGCAGATCCTCGCCCTCGCGCTCGGGCAGGTCGCCCGCGATCGCAACGAGGATATCGGTCGGCGTGATGACGCCTTCGAAGGAGCCATATTCGTCGATGACGATCGCCATGTGGATCGGCGAGTCCCGGAAGCGCTCCTGCAGCTTCAGCACGCTCATCGTTTCGTTGACGTAGAGCGGTGTCGCGATGGCTGCCTCGATCTCCGCGTGGGTCGGCGCACGGCCGAGCGCGACGAGCGACTTCACGTGCAGGATGCCCATGACATCGTCGACGTCACCGCGGCAGACCGGGAAGCGGGAGTAGCCGCTTTCGGTGATTTCCCGCATGATGGTCTCGATCGGGTCTTCGATCGACAGCCAGACGGTGTCGGGACGGGGCACCATGATGGTGCGCACGTCCCGGTCGGCCAGGCGCAGAACGCCGTCGATCATGTCGCGCTCGGCATGCTCGAAAACACCGGTCTTGGCGCCTTCAGCAATAAGCGCCTTCACTTCCTCTTCCGTAACCGTCGCTTCTTCGCTCGGCTTGATCCCGAGGAGCTTCAGGAGCGTTTCGGTCGACAGGCGCAGGAACCAGACGATCGGGGCTGCGATCACCGCAAGAATTGTCATCGGACCAGAAACGAAGCTCGAAATGGCTTCCGAGTGATTGAGCGCGATGCGCTTGGGGACCAATTCGCCGACGATCAGCGACAGATAGGTGGTGATCGCAACGACGATCGTGAAGGAAATCGCGAACGCGCTTTCTTCGATGAAGGATACTTCGCGCAGCACATTTGCAAGCGGATCTGCGAATGTCGCGCCGCTGTACGCACCGGCGACGATGCCTATGAGCGTAATTCCGATTTGGACGGTGGAAAGGAAGCCCGTCGGGTCTTCGGCAAGCTTGAGTGCACGGCGGGCCCCCTTGCTGCCATTGTCGGCCATCTGTTCCAGGCGGATCTTGCGGGAAGAAACGAGCGCCATTTCGGACATCGCGAAAAACCCGTTGAGCAGGATCAACAGGAACACGATCAGCAATTGCAGGTACATTAGTGGGGTTGCCGGCTGTCCGGCTCCTCTGATTTGCAGCGTTGCCGGCAAGAGGGCCCGCCGCTGTCCCGTCACGATTTACGGGTTCTGCCTGTGATGTGCAACTGCCTCTGCCGCATGAAAGCGCGGTCGAAACTTCACGAAGCCTGTCTGCAGGCATCAACAACTGTCATCGCTGAAGCGTTTCTTCCCGGTCGCATTTCGGTTAAAGAGGGCGGCCTGCGTCGCCGTGGCCAATGAGCCGGCGCGCCGTTTTCTATCGGAGACTACCATGGATACCCGCGTCGACGCGCTTGCCGTCGAGCAGACAGCCATTCGTCCTGGTCTGACCTGGTTCGGTCATGCGCGCGCCAGCATGCTGCTTGCGACGCCGCTCATCGGCGCCCAGCTCGGCCACATGGCGATCAATATCAGCGACACGGTGATGGTGGGCTGGCTCGGCGCGACGGAGCTCGCCGCCACGGTGCTGGCGACGCAGGGGTTCTTCCTCGTCTTCATCTTCGGTGTCGGCTTTGCCCAGGCCGTGATGCCCGTTGCGGCGAACGCCGAAGGCCGAGGCGACATCCGCGGCGTGCGACGATCGGTGCGTATGGGGCTTTGGGTGCTAATGCTCTTTGCCGCGCTCGTCATGCTGCCCCTGTGGCATACCGAAGCGATCCTGCTCTCGCTCGGCCAGGAGCCGGCCATCGCCGCGCTGGCAGGCGAATACATGCGCGTTGCGCAGTGGGCCATGTTCCCGGCGCTGATCATGATGGGCCTGCGGTCTTATCTGGCCGTCGTCGGCAAGGCACATGTGCTGATGTGGGCCACCTTCGTCGGCGTCTTCCTCAATATCGGGCTGAACTACCTCTTCATCTTCGGCAATTTCGGCTTTCCAGCGCTCGGCATCGTCGGCGCGGCGGTCGCTTCGCTGGGTACCAATCTGTTCGGGGCCGCGTGGCTCTTCTGGTACACGAGCAGCAAGGATGTGCTGAAGAAGTACGAGCTTTACGTCCGCTTCTGGCGTCCCGACTGGCCGGCATTCTTCGACGTGGTGCGCCTCGGCTGGCCGATCGGGCTGACGATCATTGCCGAGGCAGGGCTCTTTGCGGCTTCGTCCATCATGGTCGGCTGGCTCGGCACGATTCCGCTCGCCGCACACGGCATTGCACTGCAGCTCGCCTCCATCGCGTTCATGATCCCGCTCGGGCTTTCCAGCGCGGTCACCGTCAGGGTAGGCGTTGCCCATGGCCAACGCGACTGGACGGGACTGCAGCGTGCGGGATGGTCGGGCGTCATCTTGGCTGCAGCGATCGGGTTTGTCGCAGCGACGACCTTCCTTCTGATCCCGGACGTGTTGGTTGGCTTCTACATGGACGAGACCAATCCGAACGCCGCCGAAGTGATCGCCTTTGCGGTGCCGCTGCTCTACGTGGCCGCGGCCTTCCAGATCGTCGATGGCATCCAGGCTGTGGCAGCGGGCAATCTGCGCGGCTTGAAGGACACGCGCATGCCGATGATCATCGCGATCGTCAGCTATTGGGTGATCGGTCTGCCGGCAGCCTATGTCTTCGGATTCCCGCTCGGTTTCGGGGCCATGGGCATCTGGTTCGGGCTGGCGGCCGGACTGACTGTTGCCGCCGTTTTCCTGTCCTTGCGCTTCAGCAAACGCGAACAGCTCGGGCTCATCGATTAAAGCCCGAGCGCACAATTTGCATGCAGTGAGCCCCTGCGCTCAGAAATTACGCATGACGCCGTTGCGCATGGACTAGCGTTGGGTAAACTGCGCGGCGCATGCTCCAACTCAGCCCCAACACTTTGCCGGTCGCACATACGGTGCCCACGCTCCAGCGCGCGCGGGGCGATGGCCGCATCGCCGTGAAAAGCGCAGGCGGGATCAATCGCCTGGCGGTGCTCTATCAGGATGGTTGCGCCAAGATTCGGTTGCCGCGGGCAGCTCCCGGAGCGCCGCTGGAGGCGGTGCTCATCAACACCGCCGGCGGCTTGACGGGCGGGGACCGCATGAACTGGTCGATCGCGGTCGGAGAGGGCGCCGGGGCAAGTGTGACCACGCAAGCCTGCGAACGCATCTACAAGACGACGGGTCCCGCCGCGCGCGTCGAAACCCGCGTCGAAATCGCCGCTGAGGGCAGCCTCGCTTTCCTGCCGCAGGAAACGATCCTCTTCGACCGTTCGTCCTTCGAGCGCTCGTTGTCGGCCGATCTTGTTGCGAGCGCCCGGCTCCTTGTGGTCGAGCCGCTCGTTTTCGGCCGCCAGGCGATGGGCGAGGACGTGCTGGCGGCACATTATCGCGACCGTTGGCGCATTCGGGTCAATGGACGGCTCGTGCATGGCGAAGACGTGGCGATGGACGGTGATGTGCAAGCGCTTCTCGGCCACCGCGCCGTTGCAAACGGAGCACGCGCGATTGCGACCGTGCTGGTCATCGGAAGCGACGTCGAGACGCAGCTCGATGGGGTGCGTAAAGTTATCGGTGACGACGGCGGAGCCAGTGCCTGGCGTGTCGGCGGACATGGCAAACTTCTTGCCCGTATCATCGCACCGGGCAGCTACGAGCTGCGCAAACGGCTGATACGGCTGATCGCCCTGCTTAATGGACGGGCAGGCCTGCCCAAAATATGGACGACATGAGCCGCTTTCGAGGCTTGAGGATTGGATCGACATGAATTTGACGCCGCGCGAAAAGGACAAACTGCTGATCTCGATGGCCGCGATCGTCGCGCGCCGTCGATTGGAGCGGGGCGTGAAGCTGAACTACCCGGAGGCGATCGCGCTGATCACGGATTTCGTGGTGGAGGGAGCGCGCGATGGCCGTCCCGTGGCGGAGCTGATGGAAGCGGGTGCCGGCGTCATCACGCGGGAACAGGTCATGGAAGGCATCGCCGAAATGATCCACGACGTGCAGGTCGAGGCGACGTTCCCGGACGGCACCAAGCTCGTCACCGTCCACCAGCCCATCCGCTAGGAGCCGCGCTCATGATCCCAGGTGAAATCATCACGGCCGCAGGTGACATCGAGCTGAATGCCGGTGCGGAAACCACCACGATCACGGTGGCGAATACAGGCGACCGGCCCGTCCAGGTCGGCAGCCACTATCATTTCTTCGAAGCCAATCCGGCGCTTCAGTTCGACCGGGACAAGGCGCGCGGAATGCACCTCGATATCGCCGCGGGAACGGCTGTGCGGTTCGAGCCAGGACAAATGCGTGATGTGACGCTGGTGCCGATTTCCGGCAACCGCACCATCTATGGCTTTCGCCAAGAGATCATGGGCAAGCTTTGATTGCCCATGCGCTCCAGTTGCCGTCGCCGCAATTATTGCGGCTGAGTGGTCGGTTCTTCGGTGTCGGCCGGCGCATCGGCATCAGCCGGCGTTTCGCTTTCGGCCGGCATCGCAGCGTCGTCTTCGGCAGGTGCTTCGTCGCTGTCTTCGATGGTCTCGTCGCTGACGCCCGAGTTCGGCGCGACGCCGCGTACGAAGATCGTGGCATCCGGCTCATCGAGCAGAATCGACACGACGTCGGCGATGTTCACCCGCTGCGAGGAGAGCGCGTTATAGAAGATCGCGCTGCCTTCCAGGCCGTTCTGAAGTTCGTCGATCCGCTCGGCGTTTTCCGTGACCGCCTCTTCAAGTTCGGCCGGCGCGCCGCCGTCGATCATGTCGCTCAGATAGACGACGTCGATGCGCTCCATGTTGGTGATGATCTTCACCCGATCCACGCTTTCAGGCAGGTTCTCGATGGACATCATCAGGTCTTCGAGCCGCTCGGCAGCGCGCGTGCCTTCAACGGAAATCTCGGAGTCCGCGATGCTCTCGGACGGGTCCTGGGTGTCAAAGCTCTGCGCCAGAACCGGACCAGAGAAGGCAAGTGCTCCGGCGAGTACCGTCGCCGCCAAAAGCCTGCCCGTGTGCGAGACACCGCCATGCGCGTTTCGTCTGCTCGTCGTGGTCACGTTTTCCATCCTGACAAAGATTGCTGTGGCTATTCGAAATGCGCCGAAGGCGCTCGCCGCGCTCATAGCCCAGTTCGGGGTTCGATGTCGAACGTGATTGTTCTCGCTTCGCTTTTCAATATGCATCCAGGGAAACATTGCCATGCCCGCCAGGATTGACCGCGCTTCCTATGCCGACATGTTCGGCCCGACAGTCGGCGACAAGGTGCGCCTGGCCGATACCGAACTGTTCATCGAGGTGGAGGCAGACCATACGATCTACGGCGAGGAGGTGAAGTTCGGTGGCGGCAAGGTCATCCGCGACGGGATGGGCCAAAGCCAGGTGGCGCGCGCGGATGGCGCGGTCGACACGGTCATCACGAATGCTCTCATCGTCGATTATACAGGCATCTACAAAGCCGACATCGGGCTGAAGAGCGGCACGATCGCCGCCATCGGCAAGGCCGGTAACCCCGATACGCAGCCCGGCGTCACCATCATCGTCGGTCCGGGAACGGAAGTGATCGCCGGCGAAGGCAAGATCGTCACGGCAGGCGGCTTTGATTCCCACATCCACTTCATCTGCCCGCAGCAGATCGAGGAAGCCCTGATGTCGGGGCTGACGACGATGCTCGGTGGCGGCACCGGTCCCGCCCATGGTACGCTCGCCACCACCTGCACGCCGGGGCCATGGCATATCGGCCGGATGATCCAGTCATTCGATGCCTTCCCAATGAACATCGGCATTTCCGGCAAGGGCAATGCCTCGCTGCCCAAGGCATTGGAGGAGATGGTGCTCGGTGGCGCCTGCGCGCTGAAGCTGCATGAAGACTGGGGCACGACGCCGGCGGCGATCGACTGCTGCCTGTCGGTGGCCGATGCGTTCGACGTGCAGGTGATGATCCACACCGACACGCTCAATGAAAGCGGCTTCGTGGAATCCACGGTCGAAGCGCTGAAAGGCCGCACCATCCACGCGTTTCATACCGAGGGGGCAGGTGGCGGCCACGCGCCTGACATCATCCGCGTCTGCGGGCTGGAAAACGTCATCCCGTCTTCCACCAACCCGACCCGGCCCTACACGGTCAACACCATTGCCGAGCATCTCGACATGCTGATGGTGTGCCACCATCTCTCGCCGTCCATTCCGGAGGATGTGGCCTTCGCCGAAAGCCGGATCCGCAAGGAGACGATCGCTGCCGAAGACATTCTGCACGATCTCGGCGCCTTTTCGATCATTGCCTCCGACAGCCAGGCCATGGGGCGCGTCGGTGAAGTGATCATCCGCACTTGGCAGACGGCCGACAAGATGAAGCGGCAGCGCGGAAGGCTCGCCGGCGAAACCGGCGACAACGACAATGCGCGGGTGAAGCGCTAC from Georhizobium profundi includes these protein-coding regions:
- the groL gene encoding chaperonin GroEL (60 kDa chaperone family; promotes refolding of misfolded polypeptides especially under stressful conditions; forms two stacked rings of heptamers to form a barrel-shaped 14mer; ends can be capped by GroES; misfolded proteins enter the barrel where they are refolded when GroES binds), whose protein sequence is MAAKEVKFHADARTRMLRGVDILADAVKVTLGPKGRNVVIEKSFGAPRITKDGVSVAKEIELEDKFENMGAQMVREVASKTNDLAGDGTTTATVLAQAIVREGAKAVTSGMNPMDLKRGIDQAVDAVVAELKRNARKIENNSEIAQVGTISANGDTEIGQFLAEAMERVGNEGVITVEEAKSLDTELEVVEGMQFDRGYLSPYFVTNQDKMRAELEDPFILIHEKKLSNLQAMLPVLEAVVQSGKPLVIIAEDVEGEALATLVVNKLRGGLKIAAVKAPGFGDRRKAMLQDIAILTGGTAISEDLGIKLENVTLEMLGRAKKVVISKEDTTIVDGAGSRTEIDSRVAQIRAQIEETTSDYDREKLQERLAKLAGGVAVLRVGGSTEIEVKEKKDRVDDAMHATRAAVEEGILPGGGVALLRAAKVLDTLEVANPDQKMGVDIVRRAVEAPARQIAENAGAEGSIIVGKIREQADFGFGWNAQTGEYGDLYKAGVIDPAKVVRTALQDAASVAGLLVTTEAMIAEKPKKDRAPAMPAGGDMDF
- a CDS encoding co-chaperone GroES, which encodes MKFRPLHDRIVVRRIEADERTSGGIIIPDTAKEKPQEGEVLAVGPGARADNGQIQPLDVKVGDRVLFGKWSGTEIKVGGEDLLIMKEADIMGVLVAEEAARKAA
- a CDS encoding usg protein encodes the protein MQSAFEKQMSGYGLTTAHILYRLPDHPSLLQTYIWQEYDLAPEFPEMRGFLKFWETTLEGLLHSVRYTHQRLIAPREWRTVNGEFILH
- a CDS encoding hemolysin family protein; this encodes MYLQLLIVFLLILLNGFFAMSEMALVSSRKIRLEQMADNGSKGARRALKLAEDPTGFLSTVQIGITLIGIVAGAYSGATFADPLANVLREVSFIEESAFAISFTIVVAITTYLSLIVGELVPKRIALNHSEAISSFVSGPMTILAVIAAPIVWFLRLSTETLLKLLGIKPSEEATVTEEEVKALIAEGAKTGVFEHAERDMIDGVLRLADRDVRTIMVPRPDTVWLSIEDPIETIMREITESGYSRFPVCRGDVDDVMGILHVKSLVALGRAPTHAEIEAAIATPLYVNETMSVLKLQERFRDSPIHMAIVIDEYGSFEGVITPTDILVAIAGDLPEREGEDLPYAVQRDDGSWLLDGAMPIDDVDRVLAGVSIDRGDFATLAGFVLESFGYIPEAGEHFEAQGWRFEVVDLDGRRIDKILAAPIGDATEA
- a CDS encoding MATE family efflux transporter: MDTRVDALAVEQTAIRPGLTWFGHARASMLLATPLIGAQLGHMAINISDTVMVGWLGATELAATVLATQGFFLVFIFGVGFAQAVMPVAANAEGRGDIRGVRRSVRMGLWVLMLFAALVMLPLWHTEAILLSLGQEPAIAALAGEYMRVAQWAMFPALIMMGLRSYLAVVGKAHVLMWATFVGVFLNIGLNYLFIFGNFGFPALGIVGAAVASLGTNLFGAAWLFWYTSSKDVLKKYELYVRFWRPDWPAFFDVVRLGWPIGLTIIAEAGLFAASSIMVGWLGTIPLAAHGIALQLASIAFMIPLGLSSAVTVRVGVAHGQRDWTGLQRAGWSGVILAAAIGFVAATTFLLIPDVLVGFYMDETNPNAAEVIAFAVPLLYVAAAFQIVDGIQAVAAGNLRGLKDTRMPMIIAIVSYWVIGLPAAYVFGFPLGFGAMGIWFGLAAGLTVAAVFLSLRFSKREQLGLID
- a CDS encoding urease accessory protein UreD — protein: MLQLSPNTLPVAHTVPTLQRARGDGRIAVKSAGGINRLAVLYQDGCAKIRLPRAAPGAPLEAVLINTAGGLTGGDRMNWSIAVGEGAGASVTTQACERIYKTTGPAARVETRVEIAAEGSLAFLPQETILFDRSSFERSLSADLVASARLLVVEPLVFGRQAMGEDVLAAHYRDRWRIRVNGRLVHGEDVAMDGDVQALLGHRAVANGARAIATVLVIGSDVETQLDGVRKVIGDDGGASAWRVGGHGKLLARIIAPGSYELRKRLIRLIALLNGRAGLPKIWTT
- a CDS encoding urease subunit gamma, which encodes MNLTPREKDKLLISMAAIVARRRLERGVKLNYPEAIALITDFVVEGARDGRPVAELMEAGAGVITREQVMEGIAEMIHDVQVEATFPDGTKLVTVHQPIR
- a CDS encoding urease subunit beta, which translates into the protein MIPGEIITAAGDIELNAGAETTTITVANTGDRPVQVGSHYHFFEANPALQFDRDKARGMHLDIAAGTAVRFEPGQMRDVTLVPISGNRTIYGFRQEIMGKL
- the ureC gene encoding urease subunit alpha — translated: MPARIDRASYADMFGPTVGDKVRLADTELFIEVEADHTIYGEEVKFGGGKVIRDGMGQSQVARADGAVDTVITNALIVDYTGIYKADIGLKSGTIAAIGKAGNPDTQPGVTIIVGPGTEVIAGEGKIVTAGGFDSHIHFICPQQIEEALMSGLTTMLGGGTGPAHGTLATTCTPGPWHIGRMIQSFDAFPMNIGISGKGNASLPKALEEMVLGGACALKLHEDWGTTPAAIDCCLSVADAFDVQVMIHTDTLNESGFVESTVEALKGRTIHAFHTEGAGGGHAPDIIRVCGLENVIPSSTNPTRPYTVNTIAEHLDMLMVCHHLSPSIPEDVAFAESRIRKETIAAEDILHDLGAFSIIASDSQAMGRVGEVIIRTWQTADKMKRQRGRLAGETGDNDNARVKRYIAKYTINPAIAHGISKHIGSIEVGKRADLVVWDPAFFGVKPAMVLLGGTIAAAPMGDPNASIPTPQPVHYRPMFGGYGGGPAASSVTFVSQAALDDGLQNRLGVTKGMLAVENTRGGISKRSMKLNDALPHVEVDPETYEVRADGELLTCEPATVLPMTQRYFLF